The DNA region CGACCTGGTTCTTCTTCTCCAGGCGCTGCTGCTTCTGCTGTTGCTTGCCGGCCTGCTTGACCTGCTTTTCATTGACCAGCCCGGCTTTCAGCAGTTGGTCACGGAGGGAAAGGCTCATGGGTAATTCAGTCTCTCTGCTTAGCAGCCAAGGGCGGCTTTTTCCTGTTTCTTGGCTTCGCCCCACAGGGCATCCAGTTCGTCCAGGGTGCAATCTTCGATGGGACGACCCGCTTCGCGCAATGCCTGTTCGATGAATCGGAAGCGCCGCTCGAATTTGCCGTTGGCCGAGCGCAGGGCGGTTTCCGGGTCCACCTTCAGGTGGCGCGCCAGGTTGACCACCACGAACAGCAGGTCGCCGATCTCGTCGGCCACGGCGGCAGGGTCGTTGTCGGCCATCGCCTCCAGCACCTCGTCCAGCTCCTCGCGCACCTTGTCCACCACCGGCAGCGCCTCGGGCCAGTCGAAACCGACCTGGGCGGCACGCTTCTGCAGCTTGGCGGCGCGGCTCAGGGCGGGCAGCACGGCGGGTACGTCATCCAGCAGGGACAGCTGCTCGGGTGCTGCGGCCTTCTCGGCGCGCTCCTCGGCCTTGATCGCCTCCCAGCGCTGCTTGATGGCGGCCTCTTCCAGGCGTGCCATGTCCGGCGCGCCGTACAGGTCGCCATCGGGGAACACGTGAGGGTGGCGACGTACCAGCTTGCGGGTGATGGCATCGACGACGGTGGCGAACTCGAAGCGGCCCTCCTCCCGCGCCAGCTGGCTGTAGTAGACGACCTGGAACAGCAGGTCGCCCAGCTCGCCCGGCAGTTGCTCGAAATCGCCCCGCTCGATGGCATCGGCCACCTCGTAGGCTTCCTCGATGGTGTGCGGGACGATGGTCGCGTAATCCTGCTTCAGGTCCCAGGGGCAGCCGTACTGCGGGTCACGCAGCCGGGCCATCAGGTGCAGCAGATCATTGAGTTGGTACATGGCAGGTCCGATGATATATGCCCGACACGACCTGAGCGTCGCGAGCGAAGGGCTGGCTAGGCGGAATGGGGCCGGAAAAGCGGAGTTGGCTAGTGCCAATGAGCATTTTCCGGTCCCTTTCCAACAACGCCAGACCGAGCGCCACAGCTCAGGCGGCGCGGTTACGGCGGGCTTCGATGATATTGGGCAGCTGCGAGATACGCGCCAGCAGACGCCCCAGCGCATCCAGCCCGGGGATCTCGATGGTCAGCAACATGGAGGCGGTGTTGTCCTCCTTGTTCGAGCGGGTGTTCACCGCCAGCACGTTGATGCGCTCGTTGAGCAGCACCTGGGAAACGTCGCGCAGCAGACCGGACCGGTCGTACGCCTTGATGACGATATCCACCGGATAGGTCTGCACCGGCACCGGGCCCCAGCTGACCTGGATCATCCGCTCCGGCTCGCGACCCGCCAGTTGCAGCGCCGAGGCGCAGTCCTGGCGGTGGATGCTGACGCCGCGACCGAGGGTGATGTAGCCGACGATCGGATCACCCGGCAGCGGCTGGCAGCAGCCTGCCATCTGGGTGAGCAGGTTGCCGACGCCCTGGATCTGCACGTCGCCACGCTTGCCTGGCTTGTGCTGCCCGGCGACGCGACGGGGGATCAGCTCCAGCTGTTCGCTGCTGCCACGCTCCGGCTCCACCAGTTGCTGCGCGCAATTGACCACATGCGCCAGGCGCAGGTCTCCGGCGCCCAGGGCGGCATGCATGTCCTCGGCGGTACGCAGGTTGCACTTCTCGGCGAGCTTCTCGAAATCCACCGGCGGCAGCGCCAGGCGTGCCAGCTCGCGCTCGAGCATGGCCTTGCCGGCGGCGACGTTCTGGTCGCGGGCCTGCAGCTTGAACCAGTGGACGATCTTCGCCCGCGCCCGCGAGGTGGTGATATAGCCCAGGTTGGGGTTGAGCCAGTCACGGCTGGGCGAACCCTGCTTGCCGGTGATGATCTCCACCTGCTCGCCGGTCTGCAGGCTGTAGTTCAGCGGCACGATGCGGCCATTGATCTTGGCGCCCCGGCAGTTGTGGCCGATCTCGGTGTGCACGCGGTAGGCGAAGTCCAGCGGCGTCGCGCCCTTGGGCAGGTCGATGGCGTGGCCATCGGGGGTGAAGACGTAGACGCGGTCGGGCTCGATATCCACCCGCAGCTGTTCGGCCAACCCGCCGATGTCGCCCAGTTCCTCGTGCCACTCCAGCACCTGGCGCAGCCAGGAGATCTTCTCTTCGTAGTGGTTGGAGCTGGATTTGACGTCGGTGCCCTTGTAGCGCCAGTGGGCGCAGACGCCCAGCTCGGCTTCCTCGTGCATGGCGTGGGTGCGGATCTGCACCTCCAGCACCTTGCCGTCCGGGCCGATCACCGCCGTGTGCAGGGAGCGGTAGCCGTTCTCCTTGGGGTTGGCGATGTAGTCGTCGAATTCCTTGGGGATGTGCCGCCACAGGGTGTGCACGATGCCGAGCGCGGTGTAGCAGTCGCGCACCTCCGGCACCAGCACGCGCACGGCGCGCACGTCGTAGATCTGGCTGAACTGCAGGCCCTTGCGCTGCATCTTCCGCCAGATGGAATAGATGTGCTTGGCGCGACCGCTGATGTCGGACTTGATGCCCGTGGCGGCCAGTTCCTCGCGCAGCTGGTTCATCACATCGGCGATGTACTGCTCGCGATCCAGGCGGCGCTCATGCAGCAGCTTGGCGATCTGCTTGTATTGGTCAGGCTCCAGGTAGCGGAAGGACAGGTCCTCCAGCTCCCACTTGATATGGCCGATGCCCAGGCGATGGGCCAGGGGCGCGTAGATGTCGAAGACCTCGCGGGCGACGCGGTGGCGCTTCTCGTCGTCGGCGTTCTTGACCTCGCGTATGGCGCAGGTCCGTTCGGCCAGCTTGATCAGCGCGACGCGCACGTCGTCGACCATGGCCACCAGCATCTTGCGCAGGTTCTCCACCTGCGCCTGGGTGCCCAGCACCAGGGAATGACGCGGGTTGAGGCTGGCGCTGATCGCGGCCATGCGCAGCACGCCCTCGATGAGCTTGGCCACCACCGGGCCGAAGCGCTGGTTGACGTCGGCGAGCTGGATCTTGCCCTCGCGCACGCCGCGGTAGATGACCGCCGCCACCAGAGACTCCTGGTCCAGCTTGAGGTCGGCGAGGATCTCGGCGATCTCCAGGCCGGTCTGGAAACTGGAGGTGCCCTCGGCCCAGAGGTTCTGCGCGGCGTTGGCCTGCTGCTCGGAGTCCCGGGCGAATTCGCAGGCCTGTTTCAGCACCTCGCGGTCCAACACCGGATCGAGACTGAGGACATGGTCCAGCCACGCCTCGAGGTTGATACTGCCGTCGGTGTTGACCGGCTGTTGCGCTCTGACCTGTACCATCTTGCCTTACCTTCCCTACGACGTACGCCCGTCACGCCGAATGTTCGCCAGCCTCTCTGGGCCAGTCGGATTACGCGAGCATCCTAGCCCGCCTCGAATAACGCCATGGCCTCGACATGGGCCGTCTGCGGAAACATGTCGAGGATGCCGGCTCTCCTGAGCCGATAACCCTGCCGGACCAGCTCGGCACTGTCGCGTGCCAGCGTCGCCGGGTTGCAGGACACATACACCACGCGTTTCGCGCCGAGCCCGCCCAGGTGGCGGGCGACCTCGAAAGCGCCGTCGCGCGGCGGGTCCAGCAGCACTGCATCGAACCCCTGCCGGGCCCACCGGGCCTCGGCCAGCGGCTTCGACAAGTCGGCCTGGAAAAAGTGCGCATTCTCCAGACCATTGATTACCGCATTGCCACGGGCGCGTTCGACCATGGCATCCACACCTTCCACCGCCACCACCTCGCGCACCTGGCGCGCCAGCGGCAGGGCGAAATTGCCGAGCCCGCAGAACAGGTCCAGCACCCGCTCGGACGCCTGCGGTGCCAACCAGTCTAGCGCCTGGGCGACCATCGCCTCGTTGACCGGCGCATTGACCTGGACGAAATCACCCGGCCGGTATTCCAGTTCCAGGCGCCACTGTTCCAAACGGTAACCCAGGCGCATGGCCGGGTCGTCCGCGTGCGGCTCGCCCGCACCGTGCAACCACAGCTGGGCCTGGTGTTCGGCGCAGAAATGCCGCAGGCGCTGCAGGTCCGCCTCACCCAGTGGCTGGATGTGGCGCAGCAGCAGCGACGAGGCATTGCCGTGAAAGAGCTCGACATGACCGAGGGCTTGCGGCCTTTCCAGGCTGCGCAGCAGTTGCGGTAACGCACGGACGATAGACTGCAAGGGCTGTACCAGCACGAGGCAGTCATCGATGCCGATGATGGTCTGGCTGGCGGCGGCGCGGAAGCCGACGTCCAGGCGCGCGGCCTTGGCGTCCCAGCGCACAGCGATGCGAGCGCGGCGGCGGTAGGCGAACTCCGGCCCCACCAGCGGTGCGGCCCAGGCCTCGGGCTCGAGCCCGGCGACGCGCGACAACTGCTCGGCCAGCGTGCGCTGTTTCAGGGCGAGCTGCTCGGCATGGGGCAGGTGCTGCAGGGTGCAGCCGCCGCACTGGCCGGCATGGGCACAGGGCTCGGCACGCCGCAGCGGGCTGGCCACCAGCACCTTCTCCGCGCGTGCCTCGACGATCTGGGCGCGGGCGCCGAGTACACGGGCCTCGACCTGCTCGTCCGCCAGCGCACCGG from Pseudomonas tohonis includes:
- the mazG gene encoding nucleoside triphosphate pyrophosphohydrolase, which codes for MYQLNDLLHLMARLRDPQYGCPWDLKQDYATIVPHTIEEAYEVADAIERGDFEQLPGELGDLLFQVVYYSQLAREEGRFEFATVVDAITRKLVRRHPHVFPDGDLYGAPDMARLEEAAIKQRWEAIKAEERAEKAAAPEQLSLLDDVPAVLPALSRAAKLQKRAAQVGFDWPEALPVVDKVREELDEVLEAMADNDPAAVADEIGDLLFVVVNLARHLKVDPETALRSANGKFERRFRFIEQALREAGRPIEDCTLDELDALWGEAKKQEKAALGC
- the rlmD gene encoding 23S rRNA (uracil(1939)-C(5))-methyltransferase RlmD, with amino-acid sequence MAKRSGGLRFQPSGGTRSTQQVPTGKKQRLSIERLANDGRGIAFVEGRTWFVSGALADEQVEARVLGARAQIVEARAEKVLVASPLRRAEPCAHAGQCGGCTLQHLPHAEQLALKQRTLAEQLSRVAGLEPEAWAAPLVGPEFAYRRRARIAVRWDAKAARLDVGFRAAASQTIIGIDDCLVLVQPLQSIVRALPQLLRSLERPQALGHVELFHGNASSLLLRHIQPLGEADLQRLRHFCAEHQAQLWLHGAGEPHADDPAMRLGYRLEQWRLELEYRPGDFVQVNAPVNEAMVAQALDWLAPQASERVLDLFCGLGNFALPLARQVREVVAVEGVDAMVERARGNAVINGLENAHFFQADLSKPLAEARWARQGFDAVLLDPPRDGAFEVARHLGGLGAKRVVYVSCNPATLARDSAELVRQGYRLRRAGILDMFPQTAHVEAMALFEAG
- the relA gene encoding GTP diphosphokinase, which translates into the protein MVQVRAQQPVNTDGSINLEAWLDHVLSLDPVLDREVLKQACEFARDSEQQANAAQNLWAEGTSSFQTGLEIAEILADLKLDQESLVAAVIYRGVREGKIQLADVNQRFGPVVAKLIEGVLRMAAISASLNPRHSLVLGTQAQVENLRKMLVAMVDDVRVALIKLAERTCAIREVKNADDEKRHRVAREVFDIYAPLAHRLGIGHIKWELEDLSFRYLEPDQYKQIAKLLHERRLDREQYIADVMNQLREELAATGIKSDISGRAKHIYSIWRKMQRKGLQFSQIYDVRAVRVLVPEVRDCYTALGIVHTLWRHIPKEFDDYIANPKENGYRSLHTAVIGPDGKVLEVQIRTHAMHEEAELGVCAHWRYKGTDVKSSSNHYEEKISWLRQVLEWHEELGDIGGLAEQLRVDIEPDRVYVFTPDGHAIDLPKGATPLDFAYRVHTEIGHNCRGAKINGRIVPLNYSLQTGEQVEIITGKQGSPSRDWLNPNLGYITTSRARAKIVHWFKLQARDQNVAAGKAMLERELARLALPPVDFEKLAEKCNLRTAEDMHAALGAGDLRLAHVVNCAQQLVEPERGSSEQLELIPRRVAGQHKPGKRGDVQIQGVGNLLTQMAGCCQPLPGDPIVGYITLGRGVSIHRQDCASALQLAGREPERMIQVSWGPVPVQTYPVDIVIKAYDRSGLLRDVSQVLLNERINVLAVNTRSNKEDNTASMLLTIEIPGLDALGRLLARISQLPNIIEARRNRAA